A stretch of Triticum aestivum cultivar Chinese Spring chromosome 1D, IWGSC CS RefSeq v2.1, whole genome shotgun sequence DNA encodes these proteins:
- the LOC123162300 gene encoding 12-oxophytodienoate reductase 1 has translation MEPIPLLTPYKMGQFDLAHRVVLAPLTRRRSYANMPQPHAAVYYSQRATAGGLLIAEATVVSNTGRGYTDTPGIWTAEHVEAWKPIVAAVHAKGALFFCQIWHVGRVSTFELQPGGAAPLSSTEKGVGPQMSFDGRLEEFSPPRRLTVEEIPALVDDFRKAARNAIDAGFDGVEIHGANGYIIEQFLKDSANDRTDEYGGSLENRCRFALEVVDAVVKEVGGHRVGIRLSPFADYMDCHDSDPHSLALYMSTKLNDHDILYIHMIEPRMAIVDGRRVVPKRLLPYREAFKGTFVANGGYDREEGGKVVAEGYTDLVAFGRLFLANPDLPNRFEVGADLNKYDRMTFYTPDPVIGYTDYPFLE, from the exons ATGGAGCCCATCCCTCTCCTGACGCCGTACAAGATGGGCCAGTTCGACCTCGCCCACAG GGTGGTTCTGGCGCCGCTGACGAGGCGGCGCTCCTATGCCAACATGCCGCAGCCGCACGCCGCCGTGTACTACTCCCAGCGCGCCACCGCCGGCGGCCTGCTCATCGCAGAGGCCACAGTGGTCTCCAACACGGGACGGGGCTACACCGACACCCCAGGGATCTGGACGGCGGAGCACGTCGAGGCGTGGAAGCCCATTGTCGCCGCCGTGCATGCCAAGGGCGCGCTCTTCTTCTGCCAGATCTGGCACGTCGGCCGCGTGTCCACCTTCGAGCTGCAGCCCGGCGGCGCCGCGCCGCTGTCGAGCACGGAGAAGGGGGTCGGCCCGCAGATGAGCTTCGACGGCCGGCTAGAGGAGTTCTCGCCACCGAGGAGGCTGACGGTGGAAGAGATACCTGCCCTCGTTGACGACTTCAGGAAGGCCGCCAGGAACGCCATCGACGCCG GTTTTGACGGCGTGGAGATCCACGGTGCAAACGGATACATCATTGAGCAGTTTCTCAAGGATAGTGCCAATGACCGCACCGACGAGTATGGTGGCAGTCTTGAGAACCGGTGTCGCTTCGCTCTTGAGGTGGTCGATGCTGTTGTGAAGGAGGTCGGTGGTCACCGTGTGGGAATCCGCCTATCACCTTTTGCCGACTACATGGACTGCCACGACTCTGACCCCCACTCTCTTGCACTCTACATGTCTACAAAGCTCAACGACCACGACATCCTCTACATCCACATGATCGAGCCGAGGATGGCCATTGTGGATGGCCGGCGAGTGGTGCCGAAGCGGTTGCTTCCGTACAGAGAGGCGTTCAAAGGTACCTTCGTCGCCAATGGTGGGTACGACCGTGAGGAAGGGGGCAAGGTGGTCGCCGAGGGGTACACAGACCTAGTGGCCTTTGGGAGACTATTCCTAGCGAACCCAGACTTGCCAAATCGATTTGAGGTTGGTGCGGATCTAAACAAGTATGATAGGATGACCTTCTACACCCCTGACCCTGTCATTGGCTATACCGACTACCCCTTCCTCGAATGA
- the LOC123179837 gene encoding G-type lectin S-receptor-like serine/threonine-protein kinase At2g19130 (The sequence of the model RefSeq protein was modified relative to this genomic sequence to represent the inferred CDS: added 105 bases not found in genome assembly), which translates to MPLLYILVLGLLLSHTPRCSSSAPAGDTLTEGQVLAVGDKLVSTNGKFALGFFQPATTTISKSHKATSSSSSWYLGIWFNKIPVFTVVWVANREEPIAHSNINSTKLKFSSDGNLVIVTNRADAVTESLVWSTHIANRTHSSSVNTTTSSVVVLLNSGNLALKVTDSPSSDLRLWQSFDYPTDIALSGAKLGWNKVTGFSRKFISKKSLVDMGLGSYSLELDTSGVAVLKRRNNPSVVYWHWASSKTSSLSVLPTLKTIIDLDPRTKGLMNPIYVDNEREEYYMYTSPEESSSSLFVSLDISGQVKLNVWSQADQSWQTICAEPADACTPAATCGPFTVCNGNAQPSCDCMESFSQRSPQDWEFEDRTGGCIRNTPLHCSTSGNNKNTTSSTDIFHPISQVVLPYNPQSIDVATTQSKCEEACLSSCSCTAYSYNNSRCYVWHGELLSVNLNDGIDNNSKDALYLRLAAAAKFEKKKNQTNIRVVTAATIIGFGLLLMLVLLLLIWKNKLKPLCKNQGTGGGIIAFRYTDLVRATKNFSEKLGGGGFGSVYKGVLKDSTSIAVKRLDGARQGEKQFRAEVSSVGLIQHINIVKLIGFCCEGDHRLLVYEHMLNGSLEGHLFEKSSSPVLDWNTRYQIALGVAKGLCYLHESCHKCIIHCDIKPGNILVDASFVPKIADFGLAAFVGRDFSRVMTTFRGTAGYLAPEWLSGVAITPKIDVYGFGMVLLEIISGRRNSSLETPYNTRSSSTRYQNVDFFPVQAISKLHGGDVKSLVDPQLHGDFNLEEAERVCKVACWCIQDEELDRPTMERVLQILEGLVKITMPPIPRLLQAIA; encoded by the coding sequence ATGCCTCTCCTCTACATATTGGTACTTGGGCTTCTCCTCTCACACACTCCTCGCTGCTCCTCGTCCGCACCTGCTGGCGATACCCTCACTGAAGGCCAAGTGCTTGCCGTCGGCGACAAGCTCGTCTCGACGAACGGCAAGTTCGCGCTCGGCTTCTTCCAGCCTGCAACGACCACCATCAGTAAGTCCCACAAGGCCACCAGCTCCAGCTCCAGCTGGTACCTTGGCATATGGTTCAATAAGATCCCGGTTTTTACCGTCGTGTGGGTTGCTAATCGGGAGGAGCCCATCGCCCATTCCAACATCAACTCAACAAAGCTCAAGTTCTCGAGTGACGGCAATCTTGTCATTGTCACAAACCGTGCTGATGCCGTCACTGAATCCCTTGTTTGGTCCACTCATATTGCCAATAGGACACATTCCAGTAGCGTAAACACCACCACCTCTAGTGTCGTTGTTCTCCTGAACAGCGGAAACCTTGCCCTCAAAGTCACAGATAGCCCATCATCTGACTTACGGCTGTGGCAGAGCTTCGACTACCCAACAGATATCGCGCTTTCTGGCGCCAAGCTTGGCTGGAACAAGGTCACTGGTTTCAGCCGCAAGTTCATATCAAAGAAGAGCCTCGTTGATATGGGTCTCGGCTCATACAGCCTAGAACTAGACACCAGCGGCGTCGCCGTCCTCAAGCGCCGCAACAATCCCTCTGTAGTCTATTGGCATTGGGCATCCTCCAAAACATCATCACTGAGTGTTTTACCAACACTAAAGACAATTATAGATTTGGATCCACGCACCAAAGGCTTGATGAACCCAATATATGTCGACAACGAGCGAGAGGAGTACTACATGTACACTTCGCCGGAGGAATCATCGTCTTCCCTGTTTGTCTCACTAGACATCTCCGGTCAGGTCAAGCTGAATGTTTGGTCGCAAGCCGACCAGTCTTGGCAAACCATCTGTGCTGAGCCTGCCGATGCCTGCACTCCAGCTGCTACCTGCGGGCCTTTCACAGTCTGCAACGGCAACGCACAGCCATCCTGTGACTGTATGGAGAGCTTCTCTCAGAGGTCACCACAGGATTGGGAGTTTGAGGATCGGACAGGAGGATGCATCAGAAACACACCTTTGCATTGCAGCACTAGTGGTAACAACAAAAACACGACAAGTTCAACAGACATATTCCACCCCATTTCTCAAGTTGTGTTACCCTACAACCCACAAAGCATAGATGTTGCTACCACTCAGAGCAAATGCGAAGAAGCTTGTCTCAGTTCCTGCTCCTGCACCGCTTATTCCTATAACAATAGCAGATGCTATGTCTGGCATGGTGAATTGCTCAGTGTAAATCTGAATGATGGCATTGACAATAATTCTAAAGATGCCCTTTACCTTCGCCTTGCCGCGGCTGCAaagtttgaaaagaagaagaatcAAACAAACATAAGAGTTGTAACTGCCGCAACCATTATTGGTTTTGGATTATTGCTAATGCTCGTGCTGCTGTTACTGATTTGGAAGAACAAATTGAAGCCATTATGCAAGAATCAAGGCACTGGTGGTGGGATAATAGCCTTTAGATACACTGATTTAGTGCGTGCTACTAAAAACTTCTCAGAAAAGCTGGGAGGGGGTGGTTTTGGTTCTGTATACAAAGGAGTCTTAAAGGACTCAACTAGTATAGCAGTGAAAAGACTTGATGGTGCCCGTCAAGGAGAGAAGCAATTCAGGGCTGAGGTGAGCTCAGTTGGACTGATCCAACATATCAACATTGTGAAATTGATCGGTTTCTGCTGCGAAGGTGATCACAGGTTACTTGTGTATGAACACATGTTAAATGGGTCTCTTGAGGGTCATCTATTTGAGAAGAGCAGTTCTCCTGTCCTAGATTGGAACACCAGATATCAAATAGCCCTAGGAGTTGCCAAAGGATTGTGCTACTTGCATGAGAGTTGTCACAAATGCATCATACATTGTGACATTAAGCCAGGAAACATACTCGTGGATGCATCATTTGTTCCTAAAATCGCAGACTTTGGGTTGGCTGCGTTTGTGGGAAGGGATTTTAGCCGAGTTATGACTACATTCAGAGGGACTGCTGGTTATCTTGCCCCAGAGTGGCTTAGCGGAGTTGCAATCACACCGAAAATTGATGTTTACGGCTTCGGCATGGTACTTCTGGAAATCATATCAGGAAGGAGGAATTCCTCACTAGAAACACCATACAACACTAGAAGCAGCAGCACCAGGTACCAGAATGTTGATTTTTTCCCTGTGCAAGCCATCAGCAAGCTTCATGGCGGAGATGTCAAGAGTTTGGTGGATCCACAGTTGCATGGCGACTTCAATTTGGAAGAGGCTGAAAGGGTTTGCAAAGTTGCATGCTGGTGCATCCAAGAT